Below is a window of Rhizobium jaguaris DNA.
GCCCGGATCACCGTCGCCGCCGGCCTCCTGACCGACCTTGCGCACGACCGGGCGAGATGAGACAGTCCGCCCGGCTCGATAGAGCAATTCCAGGAAAAGTGCGAAGCGGTTTTCCGTCCGGAATGCGAAAAAACAAAGGGATAGAGCGGGAAAGCGATTCTGCGAAACGCTGAACCGCTCTAGACGAGCTATGGAATCAGGGGCAGGCATTTGGTGGCTACAGAAATAAGAGACGATGCGCCGGCGAAGGTGCCGGCGCGAGGCATCTGGGGATGGATGTTCTTCGACTGGGCGGCGCAGCCGTTCTTCACCGTCGTTACCACCTTCATCTTCGGCCCCTATTTTGTCGCCCGGCTGACGGCGGACCCGGTCTCGGCGCAGACGACCTGGAGCAATATGGCGACGATTTCCTCGGTGATCATCGCCGTGCTGTCGCCGGTGCTCGGCTCGATCGCCGATCAATCCGGCAGACGCAAACCCTGGATTGCCTTTTTCGCCGTCATCAAGATCGCCAGCCTCTTCTGCCTCTGGGGAGCCGCACCCGGCTCACCGGTGATCTATCCCGTCATCTTCATGATCCTCGCTTCGATCTCAGCGGAATTTTCAATCGTCTTCAACGATTCGATGATGCCGCGGCTCGTCGGCAAGAGCGATATCGGCCGGTTGTCGAATGCCGCCTGGGGGCTTGGCTATCTCGGCGGCATGATCGTGCTCATCTCCGTCGTAGCGCTCTTGGCCGGCAACCCGCAAACCGGCAAGACCATCCTCGGCCTGACACCGCTCTTCGGCCTCGACGCCACTCTCGGCGAAGATGCCCGCATCACCGGGCCGATTTCCGCCGTCTGGTATTTTCTCTTCATTCTGCCGATGTTTTTCTTCACCCCGGATGCTCCCCGCGGCCGTCCGTTCGGTGCATCGGTTCGCTCCGGCCTGAATGAGCTCGCAGCGACGCTCGGCGAACTGAAGCGCCGCCGAGGCATCAGTCTCTTCCTGCTTGCACGCATGATCTACCAGGACGGCGTCAACGGCCTTCTAATCCTCGGCGGCACCTTCGCCGCTGGTATGTTCGGCTGGCCGACCATCGAGATCGGCATTTACGGTATTATCCTCAACGTCGTCGCCATTTTCGGCTGTTTCGTCGCAGGTTATGTCGATCGCTGGCTGGGTTCCAAGATAACGGTCGTCATCAGCCTGACCATGCTGCTGCTGGCTGCCCTCGGCA
It encodes the following:
- a CDS encoding MFS transporter, which produces MVATEIRDDAPAKVPARGIWGWMFFDWAAQPFFTVVTTFIFGPYFVARLTADPVSAQTTWSNMATISSVIIAVLSPVLGSIADQSGRRKPWIAFFAVIKIASLFCLWGAAPGSPVIYPVIFMILASISAEFSIVFNDSMMPRLVGKSDIGRLSNAAWGLGYLGGMIVLISVVALLAGNPQTGKTILGLTPLFGLDATLGEDARITGPISAVWYFLFILPMFFFTPDAPRGRPFGASVRSGLNELAATLGELKRRRGISLFLLARMIYQDGVNGLLILGGTFAAGMFGWPTIEIGIYGIILNVVAIFGCFVAGYVDRWLGSKITVVISLTMLLLAALGIISTGPGFTLFGLVPLSTVDSGGLFGTAAEKAYIGYGLLIGLAFGPVQASSRSYLARSVSLAEAGRYFGIYALSGRATSFMATLLFSLMTYWSGSARLGMATLIVFLAGGLLLLLPTPYPADRTK